One genomic window of Streptomyces sp. NBC_01276 includes the following:
- a CDS encoding acyl carrier protein, whose protein sequence is MDRIATWLHEKNPGLDGPIGTDEDLIEARLIDSMDFLEFVDLLEELSGATIDLQEVTIDDFRTLDSVQKRFLSACP, encoded by the coding sequence ATGGACCGCATCGCCACGTGGCTTCACGAGAAGAACCCCGGCCTCGACGGCCCCATCGGCACCGACGAGGACCTCATCGAGGCACGTCTCATCGACTCCATGGACTTCCTGGAGTTCGTCGACCTCCTGGAGGAGCTCTCCGGCGCCACCATCGACCTCCAGGAGGTCACCATCGACGACTTCCGCACCCTCGACAGCGTCCAGAAGCGCTTCCTGAGCGCGTGCCCCTGA
- a CDS encoding 4'-phosphopantetheinyl transferase superfamily protein — MPLTDGAARGRDTGIAVVATTREVLARPGLHEGLLAPWERRRLAGIRVPGRRDDVLAARLLVRLCVARHTGLSLHESAPAQRCPGCGRHGHGRPYLRGRPGLGLSMSHADGLVAAAVGPGAVGIDVEPSTRRPGPLRVLRRLLPEADLREAGAGPDPGPALLRLWVRAEASLKAGRDGLRLVEWSDRERGAVAAVACAAPVTVLSTG; from the coding sequence GTGCCCCTGACCGACGGCGCGGCGCGGGGCCGGGACACGGGCATCGCGGTGGTGGCGACCACCCGGGAGGTCCTGGCCCGCCCCGGGCTCCACGAGGGCCTGCTCGCGCCCTGGGAACGGCGGCGGCTCGCCGGGATACGGGTGCCGGGCCGCCGTGACGACGTACTGGCGGCGCGGCTCCTCGTCCGGCTGTGCGTCGCCCGTCACACGGGCCTGTCCCTGCACGAGTCGGCCCCGGCGCAGAGGTGCCCCGGGTGCGGACGGCACGGCCACGGGCGCCCGTACCTGCGCGGCCGTCCCGGGCTGGGGCTGAGCATGAGCCACGCGGACGGTCTGGTCGCGGCGGCCGTCGGTCCGGGCGCCGTCGGCATCGACGTCGAGCCCTCGACGCGCCGCCCCGGCCCGCTGCGCGTGCTCCGCCGCCTGCTGCCCGAGGCGGACCTCCGCGAGGCCGGCGCCGGGCCGGATCCCGGCCCGGCGCTGCTCCGGCTGTGGGTCCGCGCGGAAGCCTCGCTCAAGGCGGGGCGGGACGGTCTGCGGCTCGTCGAGTGGTCGGACCGTGAACGGGGGGCCGTCGCGGCCGTGGCCTGCGCGGCCCCCGTCACGGTCCTGTCGACCGGATGA
- a CDS encoding M1 family metallopeptidase gives MNLSGQKTAASDPYFPANGDPRYRVHRYELALEYRPGPNRLSGTARISAIAGRAPLAEFALNLAEFKVGRVLVDGRVPHYAHRGGKLRIRPAKPLPAGAAFTVEVHWAGNPKPVRSPWGGLGWEELTDGALVASQPVGAPSWYPCNDRPADKASYHISVNTPSAYTVVAGGRLLTRTTRASTTTWVYEQPAPTSSYLVGLSIGLYQTVLLGDPGLEGVAQTAHVPAHLLPRFSRDFARQPAMMRLFEELFGPYPFGEYAVVIADEELDVPVEAQGLSLFGANHVDGARGSERLIAHELAHQWFGNSVTIADWRHIWLNEGLAKYAEWLWSERSGGRPAHDLAATAHRLLSAQPQDLRLADPGRKLMFDDRLYQRGGLTVHAIRCALGDTAFFRMLRDWAGVHRHGVVTTAVFTAHVARYATEPLDDLLTAWLHTPALPPLPAPPVTPARPPYPPHPASA, from the coding sequence ATGAACCTCAGCGGCCAGAAGACAGCGGCGTCGGACCCGTACTTTCCGGCCAACGGCGACCCCCGTTACCGCGTGCACCGGTACGAACTCGCTCTGGAGTACCGTCCCGGCCCCAACCGGCTGTCCGGGACGGCCCGGATCAGCGCGATCGCCGGCCGGGCCCCGCTCGCCGAGTTCGCCCTGAACCTGGCCGAGTTCAAGGTGGGCCGCGTCCTGGTCGACGGCCGCGTCCCGCACTACGCCCACCGGGGCGGCAAGCTGCGCATACGGCCCGCCAAGCCCCTGCCCGCCGGCGCCGCCTTCACCGTGGAGGTGCACTGGGCGGGCAACCCCAAGCCCGTGCGCAGCCCCTGGGGCGGCCTCGGCTGGGAGGAACTGACCGACGGCGCGCTCGTGGCCAGCCAGCCCGTCGGCGCGCCCTCCTGGTACCCGTGCAACGACCGGCCCGCCGACAAGGCCTCGTACCACATCTCCGTCAACACGCCCTCCGCCTACACCGTCGTGGCGGGCGGCCGCCTGCTGACCCGGACCACCCGGGCGAGCACCACCACCTGGGTCTACGAGCAGCCGGCACCGACCTCCAGCTACCTGGTCGGCCTCTCCATCGGCCTCTACCAGACGGTGCTGCTCGGCGACCCCGGTCTCGAAGGCGTCGCGCAGACCGCCCACGTACCGGCACACCTGCTGCCGCGGTTCTCCCGCGACTTCGCCCGGCAGCCCGCCATGATGCGCCTCTTCGAGGAACTCTTCGGGCCCTACCCCTTCGGCGAGTACGCCGTCGTCATCGCCGACGAGGAACTCGACGTCCCCGTCGAGGCCCAGGGCCTCTCCCTCTTCGGCGCCAACCACGTCGACGGCGCCCGCGGGTCGGAGCGCCTCATCGCGCACGAACTCGCGCACCAGTGGTTCGGCAACAGCGTCACCATCGCCGACTGGCGGCACATCTGGCTCAACGAGGGCCTCGCGAAGTACGCGGAATGGCTCTGGTCGGAGCGTTCCGGCGGCCGCCCCGCGCACGACCTCGCCGCCACCGCCCACCGGCTGCTCTCCGCTCAGCCACAGGACCTGCGCCTGGCCGACCCGGGCCGCAAGCTGATGTTCGACGACCGCCTCTACCAGCGCGGGGGGCTGACCGTCCATGCGATCCGCTGCGCCCTGGGCGACACCGCGTTCTTCCGCATGCTCCGCGACTGGGCGGGCGTGCACCGCCACGGGGTGGTCACCACCGCCGTGTTCACCGCCCACGTGGCCCGCTACGCCACCGAGCCCCTGGACGACCTCCTCACCGCCTGGCTCCACACCCCCGCGCTCCCGCCCCTCCCGGCGCCCCCCGTCACCCCGGCCCGCCCGCCCTACCCCCCGCATCCGGCCTCGGCGTAG
- a CDS encoding Pls/PosA family non-ribosomal peptide synthetase: MTATPEHGEVTLLDDDGHTDGRTGGRTDGNTDGHPYEEPGKSARFTAGPAAPVRTLVDVFEASVRAHPDELALDDGTTRLTYRALAAEVERRRRALDAAGVGLGDRVGVRVPSGTTELYAGILAVLAAGAAYVPVDAEDPDERAELVFGEAGVRAVLGAGGRIDPVGTPGGAGVRAPAARPGPEHDAWIIFTSGSTGRPKGVAVSHRSAAAFVDAEAALFLTDEPIGPGDRVMAGLSVAFDASCEEMWLAWRYGACLVPVPRSQVRSGADLGPWLVEQEITVVSTVPTLAALWEPETLDEVRLLIFGGEACPPELTQRLVTEGREVWNTYGPTEATVVACAALLTGEEPIRIGLPLAGWELAVVDGAGEPVPMGGSGQLVIGGVGLARYLDPEKDAEKYAPLESLGWQRAYRSGDLVRAEPEGLVFLGRADEQIKLGGRRIELGEVDAALQALPGVAGAAAAVRTARSGNQLLVGYLVTQDGWDHAAAVTRLRAELPAALVPLLAPVTELPTRTSGKVDRDALPWPLPELETTGPAEQLYGTEAWLAEQWSETLGVAVTGAADDFFAIGGNSLAAAQLTTRLRTRYPRAAVLDIYQQPVLRKLARRLEKSVRDDDAIRTIAPVPRRAKAVQALLLLPLFTLVGARWTVALLALGNVLHHFGPYPWAPAASWWLVAAGAALLFSPPGRLAIAAGGARLLLRGVKAGRYPRGGSVHLRLWTAERLAECAGATSLTGSWLERYARALGAKVGPEVDLHSLPPVTGMLKLGRGCAVESEVDLCGHWLDGDRLEIGPVKVGAGAVVGTRSMLFPGARVGKRAEVAPGSAVAGQIPTGQRWAGAPAVKLGRAKRNWPKERPPRGLLWRAAYGAAGFGLTALPVLAALPALLVASRFVPADAGFAQALRGALLAVVPGALAFGFAYALLLLVSVRLLSLGLRRGTHPTHSRTGWQAWTVTQLMDLARETLFPLYAGLITPVWLRLLGMKIGRGAEVSTVLALPSLTTVGEGAFLADDTLTAPYELGGGWMRVGHSEIGRRAFLGNSGMTAPGRSVPDDGLVGVLSATPKKAKKGSSYLGLPPVRLPRSAAGADDSRTYDPPTRLLWARGLVELCRLVPVFCSAALAVLTAAALCALITAPGPGLRQAALLSGAVLLAAGAAACAVSVAAKWLLVGRHRTGEHPLWSGFVWRNELADTFVEVLAVPWLVGSVPGTPLLSLWLRGLGARIGRGVWCESYWLPETDLVVLGDGVTVNRGCVLQTHLFHDRILRTDTVVLREGATLGPGGIVLPGSTVGARSTLGPASLVMAGESVPADTRWLGNPIEAWRS; encoded by the coding sequence ATGACAGCCACACCGGAGCACGGTGAAGTCACCCTGCTCGACGACGACGGGCACACGGACGGGCGTACCGGCGGGCGTACGGACGGGAACACGGACGGGCACCCGTACGAGGAGCCCGGGAAGTCCGCCCGGTTCACCGCGGGCCCCGCGGCCCCGGTCCGCACCCTCGTCGACGTCTTCGAGGCCTCCGTCCGGGCCCACCCCGACGAGCTCGCCCTCGACGACGGAACCACCCGTCTGACCTACCGGGCCCTCGCCGCCGAGGTGGAACGCCGCCGGCGCGCCCTGGACGCGGCCGGAGTGGGCCTCGGCGACCGGGTCGGCGTACGCGTGCCCTCGGGCACCACCGAGCTGTACGCGGGCATCCTCGCCGTCCTCGCCGCGGGCGCCGCCTACGTGCCGGTCGACGCCGAGGACCCCGACGAACGCGCCGAGCTGGTCTTCGGCGAAGCCGGCGTACGGGCCGTACTGGGCGCCGGAGGCCGCATCGACCCCGTCGGAACCCCCGGCGGCGCCGGCGTCCGCGCACCGGCCGCACGGCCCGGACCCGAGCACGACGCCTGGATCATCTTCACCTCCGGCTCCACCGGCCGGCCCAAGGGCGTCGCCGTCAGCCACCGCAGCGCCGCCGCCTTCGTCGACGCCGAAGCCGCCCTGTTCCTCACCGACGAACCGATCGGCCCCGGCGACCGCGTCATGGCCGGACTCTCCGTGGCCTTCGACGCCTCCTGCGAGGAGATGTGGCTCGCCTGGCGCTACGGAGCCTGCCTCGTCCCCGTACCCCGCTCCCAGGTGCGCAGCGGCGCCGACCTCGGCCCCTGGCTGGTGGAGCAGGAGATCACCGTGGTCTCCACCGTGCCGACCCTGGCCGCCCTCTGGGAGCCGGAGACCCTCGACGAGGTCCGGCTGCTGATCTTCGGCGGCGAGGCCTGCCCGCCCGAACTGACCCAGCGCCTGGTCACCGAGGGCCGCGAGGTCTGGAACACCTACGGCCCCACCGAGGCCACCGTCGTCGCCTGCGCCGCGCTCCTGACCGGCGAGGAACCGATCAGAATCGGCCTTCCTCTCGCCGGCTGGGAGCTGGCCGTCGTCGACGGGGCCGGTGAACCGGTGCCCATGGGCGGCAGCGGCCAGCTCGTCATCGGCGGCGTCGGGCTCGCCCGCTACCTCGACCCCGAGAAGGACGCCGAGAAGTACGCCCCGCTGGAATCCCTCGGCTGGCAGCGCGCCTACCGCAGCGGCGACCTCGTCCGCGCCGAACCGGAAGGGCTGGTCTTCCTCGGCCGCGCCGACGAGCAGATCAAACTCGGCGGCCGCCGCATCGAACTCGGCGAGGTCGACGCCGCCCTCCAGGCCCTGCCCGGGGTCGCCGGCGCCGCGGCGGCCGTCCGTACCGCGCGCAGCGGCAACCAGCTGCTCGTCGGCTACCTCGTCACCCAGGACGGCTGGGACCACGCGGCGGCCGTCACCCGGCTGCGCGCCGAACTGCCCGCCGCGCTCGTCCCCCTGCTCGCGCCCGTCACCGAACTGCCGACCCGCACCTCCGGCAAGGTCGACCGCGACGCCCTGCCCTGGCCGCTGCCCGAGCTGGAGACCACCGGGCCGGCGGAGCAGCTGTACGGCACCGAGGCCTGGCTCGCCGAACAGTGGAGCGAGACCCTCGGGGTGGCCGTCACCGGCGCGGCCGACGACTTCTTCGCGATCGGCGGCAACAGCCTCGCCGCGGCGCAGCTCACCACCCGCCTGCGCACCCGCTACCCCAGAGCGGCCGTCCTCGACATCTACCAGCAGCCCGTCCTGCGCAAGCTGGCCCGGCGCCTGGAGAAGTCCGTACGGGACGACGACGCCATCCGCACCATCGCGCCCGTGCCGCGGCGGGCCAAGGCGGTGCAGGCGCTCCTGCTGCTCCCCCTGTTCACCCTGGTCGGAGCCCGCTGGACGGTGGCGCTGCTGGCCCTGGGCAACGTACTGCACCACTTCGGGCCCTATCCGTGGGCGCCGGCCGCCTCGTGGTGGCTCGTCGCCGCCGGTGCGGCCCTGCTCTTCAGCCCGCCGGGGCGCCTCGCGATCGCGGCCGGCGGGGCGCGGCTGCTGCTGCGCGGGGTGAAGGCCGGGCGGTACCCGCGCGGCGGAAGCGTGCACCTGAGGCTGTGGACGGCCGAGCGGCTGGCCGAATGCGCCGGCGCCACCTCGCTCACCGGTTCCTGGCTGGAGCGCTACGCGCGGGCGCTCGGCGCCAAGGTCGGCCCCGAGGTGGACCTGCACTCGCTGCCGCCGGTGACGGGCATGCTCAAGCTCGGCCGCGGCTGCGCCGTGGAATCCGAGGTGGACCTCTGCGGGCACTGGCTGGACGGGGACCGGCTGGAGATCGGCCCGGTCAAGGTCGGTGCCGGCGCGGTGGTCGGCACCCGCAGCATGCTGTTCCCCGGCGCGCGGGTCGGCAAGCGGGCCGAGGTGGCGCCCGGCTCCGCCGTGGCCGGGCAGATCCCGACCGGGCAGCGCTGGGCCGGGGCGCCCGCCGTCAAGCTCGGCCGGGCCAAGCGGAACTGGCCCAAGGAACGCCCGCCGCGCGGGCTGCTCTGGCGGGCCGCCTACGGGGCGGCCGGCTTCGGCCTCACGGCCCTGCCCGTGCTCGCCGCCCTGCCCGCCCTGCTCGTGGCGAGCCGGTTCGTGCCCGCCGACGCCGGGTTCGCGCAGGCGCTGCGCGGGGCCCTGCTCGCCGTGGTTCCCGGGGCACTCGCCTTCGGGTTCGCGTACGCGCTGCTGCTGCTGGTCTCCGTACGCCTGCTCAGCCTCGGACTGCGCAGGGGCACCCACCCCACGCACAGCCGCACCGGCTGGCAGGCCTGGACCGTCACCCAGCTGATGGACCTGGCCCGCGAGACGCTCTTCCCCCTGTACGCCGGGCTGATCACACCGGTGTGGCTGCGGCTCCTCGGCATGAAGATCGGCCGCGGCGCCGAGGTCTCGACCGTGCTCGCCCTGCCCAGCCTGACCACCGTCGGCGAGGGCGCCTTCCTCGCGGACGACACCCTGACCGCCCCCTACGAGCTGGGCGGGGGCTGGATGCGCGTCGGACACTCCGAGATCGGCCGCCGGGCCTTCCTCGGCAACTCCGGGATGACCGCGCCGGGGCGCAGCGTCCCCGACGACGGACTCGTCGGCGTCCTGTCCGCCACCCCGAAGAAGGCCAAGAAGGGCAGCTCCTACCTGGGCCTGCCGCCGGTCAGGCTGCCGCGGTCCGCCGCGGGCGCCGACGACAGCCGCACCTACGACCCGCCCACCCGCCTGCTGTGGGCGCGCGGCCTGGTCGAGCTGTGCCGGCTCGTCCCCGTGTTCTGCTCGGCCGCGCTGGCCGTGCTGACCGCGGCCGCGCTCTGTGCCCTGATCACGGCCCCGGGCCCCGGGCTCCGGCAGGCCGCGCTGCTGTCCGGCGCCGTCCTGCTCGCCGCCGGAGCAGCCGCCTGCGCGGTCTCCGTCGCGGCCAAATGGCTGCTGGTGGGCCGCCACCGCACCGGCGAGCACCCCCTGTGGAGCGGCTTCGTCTGGCGCAACGAACTGGCCGACACCTTCGTCGAGGTCCTGGCCGTGCCCTGGCTCGTCGGATCGGTGCCCGGCACCCCGCTGCTGTCCCTGTGGCTGCGCGGCCTGGGGGCGCGGATCGGGCGCGGAGTGTGGTGCGAGAGCTACTGGCTGCCGGAGACGGACCTGGTGGTCCTCGGCGACGGAGTCACCGTGAACCGGGGCTGCGTCCTGCAGACACACCTCTTCCACGACCGGATCTTGAGGACGGATACTGTGGTCCTCCGCGAGGGCGCCACCCTGGGCCCGGGCGGCATCGTCCTGCCCGGGAGCACGGTCGGGGCCCGGAGCACACTGGGACCCGCCTCGCTCGTGATGGCCGGGGAATCCGTCCCCGCCGACACCCGGTGGCTGGGCAATCCGATCGAGGCGTGGCGGTCCTGA
- a CDS encoding metal-sensitive transcriptional regulator, with the protein MPPREGTAVQGYSGHKDEVLKRLRRIEGQVRGLQRMVEEETYCVDVLTQVSATTKALQSFGLAMLEDHLHSCVADAVAEGGDAARDKVTEASRAVSRMVRV; encoded by the coding sequence ATACCCCCCAGGGAAGGAACCGCCGTGCAGGGGTACAGCGGACACAAGGACGAGGTCCTCAAGCGGCTGCGCCGCATCGAGGGCCAGGTACGCGGCCTCCAGCGCATGGTCGAGGAGGAGACGTACTGCGTCGACGTGCTCACCCAGGTGAGCGCCACCACCAAGGCCCTGCAGTCCTTCGGGCTCGCCATGCTCGAAGACCACCTCCACTCCTGCGTCGCCGACGCCGTCGCGGAAGGCGGGGACGCCGCCCGCGACAAGGTCACGGAGGCCTCGCGCGCCGTCTCGCGCATGGTGCGCGTCTGA
- a CDS encoding cation transporter, with product MSSCCTPDGSCGTGTTTVTAVVDSTATAYRVSGMSCGHCRTAITASVGALEGVVSVDVDVDGGLVTVTTAGAPDDAAIGAAIDDAGYELTGRA from the coding sequence ATGTCTTCCTGCTGCACCCCTGACGGCAGCTGCGGTACCGGCACCACCACCGTCACGGCCGTCGTCGACAGCACCGCGACCGCCTACCGCGTGTCCGGCATGAGCTGCGGCCACTGCAGGACCGCCATCACCGCCTCCGTCGGCGCCCTCGAAGGGGTCGTCTCCGTGGACGTGGACGTGGACGGCGGCCTGGTCACCGTGACGACGGCGGGCGCCCCCGACGACGCCGCGATCGGCGCCGCGATCGACGACGCCGGCTACGAGCTGACCGGCCGGGCCTGA
- a CDS encoding heavy metal translocating P-type ATPase has protein sequence MTTITPGAAQVELAIGGMTCASCAARIEKKLNRMDGVEATVNYATEKARVTFDADVSVADLIATVEATGYTAKEPAPVRAQGPSGAGEEPEEADELRPLRQRLTAAVALAVPVIAMAMVPALQIDYWQWLSLTLAAPVVTYAAWPFHRAAWTNARHGAATMDTLISVGTTAAFLWSLWALFFGTAGTPGMTHAFEFTIARSDGAGNIYLEAAAGVTAFILAGRYFEARSKRKAGAALKALLELGAKEVTVLRDGHEVTVPTAELQAGMRFLVRPGEKIATDGTVVEGSSAVDASMLTGESVPVEVSVGDSVTGATLNAGGRLVVEATRVGADTQLARMAKMVEDAQNGKAAAQRLADKISAVFVPVVIGLALATLGFWLGTGSGLAASFTAAVAVLIIACPCALGLATPTALMVGTGRGAQLGILIKGPEILETTRKVDTIVLDKTGTVTTGRMTLLAVHTAEGVAENDVLRLAGALEHSSEHPIAQAVATGAAARVGSLPTPEDFANIPGLGVQGVVDGHAVLVGREKLLAEWAMALPPHLEHAKAAAEGAGRTAIAVAWDGEARAVLEVADAVKDTSAEAIRRLRALGLTPILLTGDNKAVAESVAAEVGIDEVIAEVMPQDKVDVVKRLQSEGRSVAMVGDGVNDAAALAQADLGLAMGTGTDAAIEAGDLTLVRGDLRAAADAIRLARKTLGTIRSNLFWAFAYNVAALPLAAAGLLNPMIAGAAMAFSSVFVVGNSLRLRGFRAAAN, from the coding sequence ATGACCACCATCACTCCCGGCGCCGCCCAGGTCGAGCTCGCCATCGGCGGCATGACCTGTGCCTCCTGCGCGGCCCGCATCGAGAAGAAGCTCAACCGCATGGACGGCGTCGAGGCCACCGTCAACTACGCGACCGAGAAGGCCAGGGTCACCTTCGACGCCGACGTCTCCGTCGCGGACCTGATCGCCACGGTCGAGGCCACCGGCTACACCGCCAAGGAGCCGGCCCCCGTCCGCGCCCAGGGCCCGTCCGGCGCCGGGGAGGAGCCGGAGGAGGCCGACGAACTGCGCCCCCTGCGCCAGCGGCTGACCGCCGCCGTCGCCCTGGCCGTGCCGGTCATCGCGATGGCCATGGTCCCGGCCCTGCAGATCGACTACTGGCAGTGGCTGTCGCTGACCCTGGCCGCCCCCGTCGTCACCTACGCCGCCTGGCCCTTCCACCGTGCCGCCTGGACCAACGCCCGGCACGGCGCGGCCACCATGGACACGCTGATCTCGGTGGGCACGACTGCCGCCTTCCTCTGGTCGCTGTGGGCCCTGTTCTTCGGCACCGCGGGCACGCCCGGCATGACCCACGCCTTCGAGTTCACCATCGCCCGCAGCGACGGCGCCGGGAACATCTACCTGGAGGCCGCCGCCGGCGTCACCGCCTTCATCCTCGCCGGCCGGTACTTCGAGGCCCGCTCCAAGCGCAAGGCCGGCGCGGCCCTCAAGGCGCTGCTCGAACTGGGCGCCAAGGAGGTCACGGTGCTCCGCGACGGCCACGAGGTCACCGTGCCGACGGCCGAACTCCAGGCCGGCATGCGCTTCCTGGTCCGCCCCGGCGAGAAGATCGCCACCGACGGCACCGTGGTCGAGGGCTCCTCCGCCGTGGACGCCTCCATGCTCACCGGCGAGTCCGTCCCGGTCGAGGTCTCCGTCGGGGACTCCGTCACCGGTGCCACCCTCAACGCGGGCGGCCGCCTGGTCGTCGAGGCCACCCGGGTCGGCGCCGACACCCAACTGGCGCGGATGGCCAAGATGGTGGAGGACGCGCAGAACGGCAAGGCCGCCGCGCAGCGCCTCGCCGACAAGATCTCCGCCGTGTTCGTCCCGGTCGTGATCGGCCTCGCCCTGGCCACCCTCGGCTTCTGGCTCGGCACCGGTTCCGGCCTCGCGGCCTCCTTCACCGCCGCCGTCGCCGTACTGATCATCGCCTGCCCCTGCGCCCTGGGCCTGGCCACCCCCACCGCCCTGATGGTCGGCACCGGCCGCGGCGCCCAGCTCGGCATCCTGATCAAGGGACCCGAGATCCTGGAGACCACGCGCAAGGTCGACACCATCGTGCTCGACAAGACCGGCACCGTCACCACCGGCCGGATGACCCTGCTCGCCGTGCACACCGCGGAGGGCGTCGCCGAGAACGACGTGCTGCGCCTGGCGGGCGCGCTGGAGCACTCCTCCGAGCACCCGATCGCCCAGGCCGTCGCGACCGGCGCGGCCGCCCGGGTCGGCTCCCTGCCCACCCCCGAGGACTTCGCCAACATCCCCGGCCTCGGCGTCCAGGGCGTCGTCGACGGGCACGCGGTCCTGGTGGGCCGCGAGAAGCTGCTCGCCGAGTGGGCGATGGCGCTGCCCCCTCACCTGGAGCACGCCAAGGCCGCGGCGGAGGGCGCCGGGCGCACCGCCATCGCGGTGGCCTGGGACGGTGAGGCGCGGGCGGTCCTGGAGGTCGCGGACGCCGTCAAGGACACCAGCGCCGAGGCGATCCGCCGGCTGCGCGCCCTGGGCCTCACCCCGATCCTGCTGACCGGCGACAACAAGGCCGTCGCGGAGTCCGTCGCGGCCGAGGTCGGCATCGACGAGGTCATCGCCGAGGTCATGCCGCAGGACAAGGTCGACGTCGTGAAGCGGCTGCAGTCCGAGGGCCGCAGCGTCGCGATGGTGGGCGACGGCGTCAACGACGCGGCCGCGCTCGCCCAGGCCGACCTGGGCCTGGCCATGGGCACCGGCACCGACGCCGCCATCGAGGCCGGCGACCTGACCCTCGTACGGGGTGACCTGCGGGCCGCGGCCGACGCGATCCGGCTCGCCCGCAAGACGCTCGGCACCATCCGCTCGAACCTGTTCTGGGCCTTCGCCTACAACGTGGCCGCCCTGCCGCTCGCCGCGGCCGGACTGCTCAACCCGATGATCGCCGGAGCGGCCATGGCCTTCTCCTCGGTCTTCGTCGTCGGCAACAGCCTGCGTCTGCGCGGCTTCCGGGCCGCCGCCAACTGA
- a CDS encoding metal-sensitive transcriptional regulator, which translates to MAGYEPHKEDVIRRLRRIEGQVRGVQRMVAEDVYCIDVLTQVSAVNAALQSCAVTLLDEHLGSCVTEAIAEGGDAAKAKVGEATRAIARLIRA; encoded by the coding sequence GTGGCCGGTTACGAACCACACAAGGAAGACGTCATCAGACGCCTGCGGCGGATCGAGGGCCAGGTCCGCGGCGTGCAGCGGATGGTCGCAGAGGACGTCTACTGCATCGACGTGCTCACCCAGGTGTCCGCCGTCAACGCCGCGCTCCAGTCCTGTGCCGTGACCCTGCTCGACGAACACCTGGGCTCGTGCGTCACCGAGGCCATCGCCGAGGGCGGGGACGCGGCGAAGGCCAAGGTGGGCGAGGCCACCCGGGCCATCGCCCGGCTGATCCGCGCATAA
- a CDS encoding transposase family protein encodes MAGLSLMERLRVLPDPRRRRGVRHPFVTVLLLAAPAVVAGARSYAAIGQWAASAPQHALTRLGARTVGVFGVCVAPSAATIRRGGNLVCPGGLADLTGADPGGANSVAVDGKAARGSRHGQTPAAHLLARLTGALTRSRGFATALPCPRPCPFGHCSLKDQGGCI; translated from the coding sequence GTGGCGGGACTCTCGCTGATGGAGCGGCTGCGGGTGCTGCCCGATCCGCGTCGACGGCGCGGTGTGCGTCACCCGTTCGTGACAGTGCTGCTGCTTGCCGCGCCGGCGGTGGTCGCCGGCGCGCGCTCGTACGCGGCGATCGGCCAGTGGGCCGCGAGCGCACCGCAGCACGCCCTGACCCGCCTCGGTGCCCGCACGGTCGGCGTGTTCGGGGTGTGTGTCGCACCGAGTGCCGCCACGATTCGACGGGGCGGCAACCTGGTCTGTCCCGGTGGCCTGGCCGACCTGACCGGCGCCGATCCCGGCGGCGCCAACTCGGTGGCCGTGGACGGCAAGGCCGCCCGCGGCTCCCGGCACGGCCAGACGCCCGCCGCCCACCTCCTTGCCCGCCTGACCGGCGCTCTCACAAGATCACGGGGCTTCGCAACGGCCCTGCCCTGCCCTCGACCCTGCCCGTTCGGACATTGTTCGCTCAAGGACCAGGGTGGTTGCATTTGA